One Actinospica robiniae DSM 44927 genomic region harbors:
- the cobM gene encoding precorrin-4 C(11)-methyltransferase: MSGGKVTFIGAGPGAADLITLRGARAIGAADIVIWASSLVQAEILEHARPDAITVDSAALPIEGVLPYYEQAAREGLLVARVHSGDPALWGAVQEQLERARALGLETEIVPGVSAFSAVAALAQRELTVPEVAQSVILTRLEGGKTPMPSGESIRSFAAHGTTMAIFLSAARCARLAEELVAGGYEADTPVIVASRATWPDGELVECTIGTMAEQVRARKLWKHTLFLVGPALASSGTRSHLYHPGHFHEHRRADPEARRALRAR, translated from the coding sequence GTGAGCGGCGGCAAGGTCACCTTCATCGGCGCGGGTCCGGGAGCCGCGGACCTGATCACCCTGCGCGGGGCGCGGGCGATCGGCGCGGCGGACATCGTGATCTGGGCTTCGAGCCTGGTCCAGGCCGAGATCCTGGAGCACGCGCGCCCGGATGCGATCACGGTCGACTCCGCGGCGCTGCCGATCGAGGGTGTGCTGCCGTACTACGAGCAGGCCGCGCGTGAGGGACTGCTCGTCGCGCGGGTGCACTCGGGCGATCCGGCGCTGTGGGGCGCCGTGCAAGAGCAGTTGGAGCGGGCGCGGGCACTCGGCCTGGAGACGGAGATCGTCCCCGGCGTGTCCGCGTTCTCGGCCGTCGCGGCACTCGCGCAGCGCGAGCTGACCGTGCCCGAGGTGGCCCAGTCGGTCATCCTGACCCGGCTCGAGGGCGGGAAGACGCCGATGCCCTCCGGCGAGAGCATCCGCTCGTTCGCCGCGCACGGCACGACGATGGCGATCTTCCTGTCCGCCGCGCGCTGCGCCCGGCTGGCCGAGGAACTGGTGGCCGGCGGATACGAGGCCGACACGCCGGTGATCGTCGCCTCGCGGGCGACCTGGCCGGACGGCGAGCTGGTCGAGTGCACGATCGGCACGATGGCCGAGCAGGTGCGCGCCCGCAAGCTGTGGAAGCACACGCTGTTCCTGGTCGGCCCGGCCCTGGCCTCCTCCGGCACGCGCTCGCACCTCTACCACCCCGGGCACTTCCACGAGCACCGTCGCGCGGATCCCGAGGCACGCCGGGCCTTGCGCGCGCGATGA
- the cbiE gene encoding precorrin-6y C5,15-methyltransferase (decarboxylating) subunit CbiE: MRGRDRGPGGVGGLQRPGSDGHERTLGRETMSSGVTVIGWDGSPLGAPALAALAAATLVVGGARHLAAAPVPESARTIRLGALGSAVEAMRKHGGQAVVLASGDPGFFGVVRLLRAEGLAIGRVIPAVSSVSAAFAAAGLDWDDAAVVSAHGSAERARSLRRAVNACLAHPKVAVLTGPGAGARELAARLLASGLEDDDRILYVAENLGAQEERVRALRLDEAAKAEVLDPHVVLCVALGAERAGAGWLAGPAGVDAPRPLPDDAFEYRDGQITKEETRALIVSRLAPAFGDLVWDLGAGSGSIGVECARHGAAVFAVERDPESCARIRRNAAAQELTGLYIYEGDAAEVVASLPAPDAVFLGGGGIDVLRAVLDRRPPRLVASYAALERASEVLPLLASHGYAADGMMHQASRLSRLPDGTHRLAALNPVFLVWGELR; the protein is encoded by the coding sequence GTGCGGGGGCGCGATCGAGGCCCGGGTGGCGTTGGTGGACTTCAGCGGCCTGGGTCTGACGGGCATGAGCGAACGCTGGGGAGAGAGACGATGAGCTCAGGTGTGACGGTCATCGGCTGGGACGGTTCGCCGCTGGGTGCTCCCGCGCTGGCGGCACTGGCGGCGGCGACGCTGGTCGTGGGCGGGGCCCGGCATCTGGCTGCGGCCCCGGTGCCGGAATCCGCCCGCACGATCCGGCTCGGCGCGCTGGGGTCTGCGGTCGAGGCGATGCGCAAGCACGGCGGCCAGGCGGTGGTGCTGGCTTCAGGCGATCCCGGGTTCTTCGGGGTGGTGCGGCTGCTCCGTGCGGAGGGCTTGGCCATCGGACGGGTGATCCCGGCCGTGTCCTCGGTATCCGCGGCGTTCGCGGCGGCCGGCCTGGACTGGGACGACGCGGCGGTGGTCTCGGCTCACGGCTCGGCGGAGCGGGCCAGGAGCCTGCGGCGCGCGGTGAACGCCTGCCTGGCGCATCCCAAGGTCGCGGTGCTGACCGGACCCGGCGCCGGCGCACGCGAATTGGCGGCCCGGCTGCTCGCATCAGGGCTCGAAGACGATGATCGGATCCTGTACGTGGCCGAGAATCTCGGCGCGCAGGAGGAGCGCGTGCGTGCCCTCCGGCTTGACGAGGCGGCGAAGGCGGAGGTCCTCGACCCGCACGTCGTGCTCTGCGTCGCACTGGGAGCTGAGCGGGCCGGAGCTGGCTGGCTGGCCGGTCCGGCCGGGGTTGACGCACCGAGGCCGTTGCCCGACGACGCCTTCGAGTACCGCGACGGCCAGATCACCAAGGAAGAGACGCGCGCGCTGATCGTCTCGCGGCTCGCGCCCGCCTTCGGCGACCTGGTCTGGGATCTCGGCGCCGGCTCGGGTTCCATCGGCGTCGAGTGCGCCCGCCACGGCGCGGCCGTGTTCGCGGTCGAACGCGACCCGGAGTCCTGCGCACGCATCAGGCGTAACGCGGCCGCACAAGAGCTGACAGGACTCTATATATATGAAGGCGATGCAGCGGAGGTCGTCGCGAGCCTTCCGGCCCCGGACGCAGTCTTCCTCGGCGGCGGTGGGATCGACGTCCTGCGCGCGGTGCTCGACCGTCGACCGCCGCGTCTGGTCGCCTCGTATGCCGCGCTCGAGCGGGCGAGCGAGGTGCTGCCGCTGCTCGCGAGCCACGGCTACGCGGCCGACGGGATGATGCACCAGGCCTCGCGACTCTCTCGGCTGCCCGACGGTACGCACCGGCTGGCCGCGCTCAACCCGGTGTTCCTGGTGTGGGGTGAGCTGCGGTGA
- a CDS encoding VWA domain-containing protein, with translation MLRFPFSAVLGQDELRLALILNAIHPAVGGVLVRGEKGTAKSTMVRALAAVLPQVEVVPGCRFSCEPAAPDEQCPDGPHGSEPAGESAALRAARLVELPVGASEDRLTGALDLERALGRGEAAFQPGLLAASHRGVLYVDEVNLLPDHLVDVLLDAAAMGEAHVERDGVSVRHAARFLLVGTMNPEEGELRPQLLDRFGLTVDVAASRDPKQRAEVVRRRLAYEADPEGFCARWDEADAEVGRRIAAARAVLRAVELPDAELERIARVCAEFEVDGMRADLVTARAAVALAAWRGRPAVTAEEVRDAARLALPHRRRRNPFDAPGLDEKQLEQACADPEGGGGGDGPDGGPGGAGPDGGGGEGGAGNGGGEGGPGPDNRPNAPRGSGAGTDDGAGNRPTPPPPSGDSGADAPSKGGPGAGEQAAVAAGATYRTRLFAVPGVGDGVPGRRSAGRSRGRGRTVGAELPASGGTFGRVIHFPATMRAAAVRQAATATYPVDPTASRGAALSFLPSDLRTAVRRDREGNLVLFAVDASGSMAARSRMSAVKGAVLSLLLDAYQRRDKVGLITFRGSSATLVLPPTGSVEAAAARLAAVPTGGRTPLASGLLLSHTVVQRERLRDPRRRALLVLVTDGRATGSGTALADARRAAELLGSAGVACVVVDCETGPVRLGLAADLAFRLGGEHVPMGSVSAAALDHLVRKAA, from the coding sequence GTGCTGCGTTTCCCTTTTTCGGCCGTGCTCGGGCAGGACGAGCTGCGGCTTGCTTTGATCCTCAACGCGATCCATCCCGCCGTGGGCGGGGTGCTGGTGCGCGGCGAGAAGGGCACTGCCAAATCGACCATGGTGCGCGCGCTGGCCGCGGTGCTGCCGCAGGTCGAGGTCGTGCCCGGTTGCCGCTTCTCGTGCGAGCCGGCCGCGCCGGACGAGCAGTGCCCGGACGGGCCGCACGGCTCTGAGCCCGCCGGCGAGAGCGCGGCACTGCGGGCGGCGCGCCTGGTCGAACTGCCGGTCGGCGCGTCTGAAGATCGGCTCACCGGCGCCCTGGACCTCGAGCGCGCCCTCGGTCGCGGCGAGGCGGCGTTCCAGCCGGGGCTGCTGGCGGCCTCGCACCGCGGTGTGCTGTACGTGGACGAAGTCAACCTGCTGCCGGACCACCTCGTCGACGTGCTGCTGGACGCGGCCGCGATGGGCGAGGCACACGTGGAGCGTGACGGCGTGTCAGTCCGGCACGCGGCCCGGTTCCTGCTGGTGGGCACGATGAACCCGGAGGAGGGCGAGCTGCGGCCGCAGCTGCTCGACCGCTTCGGCCTGACGGTGGACGTGGCGGCCAGCCGCGACCCGAAGCAGCGCGCCGAGGTGGTGCGCCGCCGTCTGGCGTACGAGGCGGATCCGGAGGGTTTCTGCGCGCGCTGGGACGAGGCGGACGCGGAGGTCGGCCGGCGGATAGCGGCTGCCCGCGCAGTGCTGCGGGCTGTGGAGCTGCCGGACGCGGAGCTGGAGCGGATCGCGCGGGTCTGCGCCGAGTTCGAAGTGGACGGCATGCGGGCGGACCTGGTGACCGCGCGCGCCGCGGTGGCGCTGGCCGCCTGGCGCGGCCGGCCGGCGGTGACCGCCGAGGAGGTGCGCGACGCGGCGCGGCTCGCCCTGCCGCACCGCCGGCGCCGCAACCCCTTCGACGCGCCGGGGCTGGACGAGAAGCAGCTCGAGCAGGCGTGCGCGGATCCGGAGGGCGGCGGCGGCGGAGACGGGCCGGACGGCGGTCCGGGCGGCGCGGGACCTGACGGCGGCGGCGGTGAGGGCGGCGCCGGGAACGGCGGCGGCGAGGGCGGTCCGGGGCCGGATAACAGGCCCAACGCCCCGCGAGGGTCGGGGGCTGGTACTGATGACGGCGCTGGGAACCGACCCACGCCTCCGCCCCCTTCCGGCGACTCCGGTGCTGATGCGCCGTCAAAGGGAGGGCCCGGAGCCGGTGAGCAGGCTGCCGTCGCCGCCGGCGCGACGTATCGGACGCGGCTTTTCGCGGTTCCGGGGGTCGGCGACGGGGTGCCGGGGCGACGGTCGGCTGGACGCTCGCGCGGGCGGGGGCGGACGGTCGGGGCCGAGCTGCCTGCTTCCGGCGGGACGTTCGGGCGAGTGATCCACTTTCCGGCGACGATGCGGGCGGCGGCTGTCCGACAGGCCGCAACCGCTACGTATCCAGTCGATCCGACCGCGAGCCGCGGCGCTGCCCTCAGCTTCCTGCCTTCCGACCTGCGCACGGCGGTGCGGCGCGACCGTGAGGGCAACCTCGTCCTTTTCGCCGTCGACGCCTCCGGCTCCATGGCGGCACGCTCGCGCATGTCCGCCGTCAAAGGCGCCGTGCTCTCGCTCCTGCTCGACGCCTATCAGCGCCGCGACAAGGTCGGGCTGATCACCTTCCGCGGCTCGTCCGCCACGCTCGTCCTGCCGCCCACCGGCTCCGTCGAGGCCGCGGCCGCGCGGCTCGCCGCCGTTCCGACCGGCGGGCGCACGCCGCTCGCCTCGGGGCTGCTGCTCTCGCACACCGTCGTGCAGCGCGAGCGGTTGCGCGATCCGCGGCGGCGCGCGCTGCTCGTGCTGGTCACGGACGGGCGCGCGACCGGGTCGGGCACGGCTCTGGCCGACGCCCGGCGTGCCGCGGAACTGCTCGGGTCCGCCGGCGTGGCCTGCGTGGTCGTGGATTGCGAAACCGGGCCGGTGCGGCTGGGGCTGGCCGCAGACCTGGCCTTCCGGCTCGGCGGGGAGCACGTGCCGATGGGCTCGGTCTCCGCCGCGGCGCTCGACCACCTCGTGCGAAAGGCGGCCTGA
- the cobO gene encoding cob(I)yrinic acid a,c-diamide adenosyltransferase — MPQGKPVYVPEDGLTTRQRRALPLTVVHTGHGKGKTTAAFGLALRAWNAGWPIGVFQFVKSAKWKIGEEPAFKALGAVHEQTGQGAPVAWHKMGEGWSWLIQDLHSDPELQADNARAGWEQIKRDLAAETYRLYLLDEFTYPMTWGWVDVDEVVAVLRARPGTQHVIITGRDAAPALLECADLVTEMTKVKHPMDAGRKGQKGIEW; from the coding sequence ATGCCCCAGGGCAAGCCCGTATACGTCCCGGAGGACGGCCTGACCACCCGTCAGCGCCGCGCGCTGCCGCTGACGGTGGTGCACACCGGCCACGGCAAGGGCAAGACCACGGCCGCCTTCGGCCTGGCGCTGCGGGCGTGGAACGCCGGGTGGCCGATCGGGGTGTTCCAGTTCGTCAAGAGCGCGAAGTGGAAGATCGGCGAGGAGCCGGCGTTCAAGGCGCTCGGGGCTGTGCACGAGCAGACCGGGCAGGGCGCGCCGGTGGCCTGGCACAAGATGGGCGAGGGCTGGAGCTGGCTGATCCAGGACCTGCATTCGGACCCTGAATTGCAGGCGGACAACGCGCGGGCCGGCTGGGAGCAGATCAAGCGGGACCTTGCCGCCGAGACCTACCGGCTCTACCTGCTCGACGAGTTCACCTACCCGATGACCTGGGGCTGGGTGGACGTGGACGAGGTGGTCGCGGTGCTGCGCGCCCGGCCGGGGACCCAGCACGTGATCATCACCGGCCGCGATGCCGCGCCCGCGCTGCTCGAGTGCGCGGATCTGGTGACGGAGATGACGAAGGTCAAGCATCCGATGGACGCCGGGCGCAAGGGGCAGAAGGGCATCGAATGGTGA
- a CDS encoding cobalt-precorrin-5B (C(1))-methyltransferase, whose translation MNELREPDLPRTMKQRDGRALRPGWTTGSCATAAAKAAVLALATGDPQHEVEIALPGKDGAWTQRVRFAVEHCDVSRASRAEAVVVKDAGDDPDVTHGAHLTATVTWRDAPGLELDGGVGVGVVTKPGLGLEVGGPAINPVPRAMITRAVGEAVDLAACGVRVVISVPEGEVMARKTTNRRLGILGGISILGTTGIVRPFSTAAWRASVEQAVSVLAAQAGAAHATAATLVLCTGGRTEKGAMALLPDLSEVSFVEVGDFTGAALRRCVEQGVGRVAFVGMIGKLTKLASGILMTHYTRSAVDTDVLGAVTAEVVPRGSALEARVRQAHTARHVYELWDAAGVLAECGDLLCERVAAVLERFAREECGGAIEARVALVDFSGLGLTGMSERWGERR comes from the coding sequence ATGAACGAACTGCGAGAACCGGATCTGCCGCGCACGATGAAGCAGCGCGACGGCAGGGCCCTGCGACCGGGCTGGACCACCGGCTCGTGCGCGACCGCCGCCGCGAAGGCCGCTGTTCTCGCGCTGGCCACCGGGGATCCGCAGCACGAGGTGGAGATCGCGCTCCCGGGCAAGGACGGTGCGTGGACGCAGCGGGTCCGCTTCGCGGTCGAACACTGCGACGTGTCGCGGGCGAGCCGGGCCGAGGCGGTCGTGGTCAAGGACGCGGGCGACGATCCGGACGTGACGCACGGAGCACACCTGACCGCGACCGTCACGTGGCGGGACGCGCCGGGCCTGGAGCTCGACGGCGGCGTCGGCGTGGGCGTGGTGACCAAGCCAGGGCTCGGCTTGGAGGTCGGCGGTCCGGCGATCAACCCCGTGCCGCGCGCGATGATCACGCGCGCGGTCGGCGAAGCGGTGGATCTCGCGGCGTGTGGCGTGCGAGTGGTGATCTCGGTGCCCGAGGGCGAGGTGATGGCGCGCAAGACCACGAACCGGCGGCTCGGGATCCTCGGCGGGATCTCGATCCTGGGCACGACCGGGATCGTGCGGCCGTTCTCCACCGCCGCGTGGCGTGCCTCAGTCGAGCAGGCCGTGAGTGTGCTGGCCGCGCAGGCCGGCGCCGCGCACGCAACCGCGGCAACGCTCGTGCTGTGCACCGGCGGTCGGACCGAGAAGGGCGCCATGGCGCTGCTGCCCGATCTGTCCGAGGTCAGCTTCGTGGAGGTGGGCGACTTCACCGGGGCCGCGCTGCGCCGCTGCGTCGAGCAGGGCGTGGGCCGGGTGGCGTTCGTCGGCATGATCGGGAAGCTGACGAAGCTCGCCTCCGGGATCCTGATGACCCACTACACCCGCTCCGCCGTCGACACCGACGTGCTCGGCGCCGTCACCGCCGAAGTGGTGCCACGGGGTTCGGCCCTGGAGGCACGGGTACGGCAGGCTCATACCGCGCGCCACGTATACGAGCTCTGGGATGCCGCCGGTGTGCTGGCGGAGTGCGGCGACCTGCTGTGCGAGCGCGTGGCGGCGGTGCTGGAGCGCTTCGCCCGCGAGGAGTGCGGGGGCGCGATCGAGGCCCGGGTGGCGTTGGTGGACTTCAGCGGCCTGGGTCTGACGGGCATGAGCGAACGCTGGGGAGAGAGACGATGA
- the dhaK gene encoding dihydroxyacetone kinase subunit DhaK, whose product MKMLINSPETVVADALAGLAAAHPGLRVDAERRIVLRAEPGAAGKPALISGGGSGHEPLHAGYVGFGMLDAACPGEVFTSPVPDQMLAAAQAADTGGGVLFLVKNYTGDVLNFQLAADLLEDEGIASRSVLIDDDVAVEDSLYTAGRRGTGATLFAEKHAGAAAERGAGLDEVAAVAERTNAVCRSFGIALGPCTTPAAGRPGFELGEDEIELGVGIHGEPGRRRARYAPASELAEIAVEAVCADLDFRGDAMVLLNGMGASPLLELYVVYAEVVRALDRRGVRVVRNLVGDYITSLDMPGFSVTVCRAEPELVALWDAPVQTPALRWGR is encoded by the coding sequence ATGAAGATGCTGATCAACTCGCCGGAGACGGTGGTCGCCGATGCCCTGGCCGGGCTCGCCGCCGCGCACCCGGGCCTGCGGGTGGACGCCGAGCGGCGGATCGTACTTCGGGCCGAGCCGGGCGCCGCGGGCAAGCCCGCGCTGATCTCCGGCGGCGGATCAGGCCACGAACCCCTGCACGCCGGTTACGTCGGTTTCGGCATGCTCGACGCGGCCTGCCCCGGGGAGGTGTTCACCTCGCCGGTGCCGGACCAGATGCTGGCCGCGGCGCAGGCCGCGGACACCGGCGGCGGGGTGCTGTTCCTGGTGAAGAACTACACCGGCGACGTGCTCAACTTCCAGCTCGCCGCGGATCTGCTCGAGGACGAGGGCATCGCCTCCCGCTCGGTGCTGATCGACGACGACGTCGCAGTCGAGGACTCGCTCTACACCGCCGGGCGGCGCGGCACCGGCGCGACCCTGTTCGCGGAGAAGCACGCGGGGGCCGCGGCGGAACGCGGCGCCGGGCTGGACGAGGTGGCGGCGGTGGCCGAACGGACGAACGCGGTCTGCCGCTCGTTCGGGATCGCGCTCGGCCCGTGCACCACGCCGGCCGCCGGCCGGCCCGGCTTCGAGCTGGGCGAGGACGAGATCGAACTCGGCGTCGGCATCCACGGCGAGCCCGGCCGCCGCCGCGCGCGCTACGCCCCGGCGAGCGAGCTGGCCGAGATCGCGGTGGAGGCGGTGTGCGCCGACCTCGACTTCCGCGGCGACGCGATGGTGCTGCTCAACGGCATGGGCGCGAGCCCGCTGCTCGAGCTCTACGTCGTCTACGCGGAGGTGGTGCGGGCGCTGGACCGGCGCGGCGTGCGCGTGGTGCGCAACCTGGTCGGCGACTACATCACCAGCCTGGACATGCCCGGCTTCTCGGTGACGGTGTGCCGGGCCGAACCGGAACTGGTGGCTTTGTGGGACGCGCCGGTGCAGACGCCGGCGCTGCGGTGGGGACGGTGA
- the cobI gene encoding precorrin-2 C(20)-methyltransferase encodes MSRTLIGVGVGPGDPELVTLKALRTLGEADVVFAPSTDPDRLSRAEEIVTEAAHVAVRRLVFALDDRGGVTKRRSTAWDDAARAVLQAFDDGASRVVFVTLGDPNVYSTFGYLAQTVAAVDASVRIETVAGVTAMQDLAARAAVRLAEGRESLTLVPATAGLAEVTSALEGGGTVVIYKGGRSMRELVALVKARGRAAEAVLGSELGLPDERIVPLADWDEERASYFTTLIVPAARRGRGRAL; translated from the coding sequence ATGAGCAGGACGCTGATCGGCGTGGGTGTGGGCCCGGGAGATCCGGAACTGGTGACGCTCAAGGCGTTGCGGACATTGGGCGAAGCCGACGTGGTGTTCGCCCCGTCAACGGACCCTGATCGGCTCTCCAGGGCCGAGGAGATCGTGACCGAGGCGGCACACGTCGCCGTCCGCCGGCTGGTGTTCGCGCTCGACGACCGCGGTGGGGTGACCAAGCGGCGCTCCACTGCCTGGGACGACGCGGCCCGAGCGGTGCTGCAGGCTTTCGACGACGGCGCCAGCCGCGTCGTGTTCGTCACGCTCGGCGATCCGAACGTCTACTCGACCTTCGGCTACCTCGCGCAGACGGTCGCCGCGGTGGACGCCTCGGTGCGGATCGAGACCGTCGCCGGGGTGACCGCGATGCAGGATCTTGCGGCGCGTGCGGCCGTGCGGCTGGCCGAGGGCCGCGAGTCGTTGACGCTCGTGCCCGCCACGGCCGGGCTGGCCGAAGTCACGTCTGCGCTGGAGGGCGGCGGCACAGTCGTCATCTACAAAGGCGGCCGGTCGATGCGCGAGCTCGTCGCGCTCGTCAAGGCGCGCGGCCGTGCGGCGGAGGCGGTGCTCGGCAGTGAACTCGGGCTTCCGGACGAGCGGATAGTGCCGTTGGCCGACTGGGACGAGGAACGCGCCTCGTATTTCACGACCCTGATCGTCCCCGCGGCGCGCCGGGGGAGAGGGAGAGCGCTGTGA
- the cobJ gene encoding precorrin-3B C(17)-methyltransferase, whose translation MSRIGCVAATDSGREAAAYLAALWPDEVEFVDEGTVAASLRTVFGSCDAVIAFLATGATVRILAPSLRHKTTDAPVVCVDEGRRFAIALLGGHYGANDLARRVAGALGAEPVISNARDAAGIRPLPPLPRPRLVVGVGASRGVSADEVLETVDAALGRGGLDPRDVRALATVDLKADETGILAAARLRAWPLLVHPAAELADVEVPNPSAVVRAAAGTPSVAEAAARYAGPGRALGRMLVEKTKSPRENPMATAAVAAHDPTGRGRLAVIGLGPGARDLTAPRALDELRGAEVVVGLDQYVDQIRDLLPDGVRIEASGLGAEERRARSAVELANAGHRVALIGSGDAGVYAMASPALDDPETEGLDVVCVPGITAATAASNVLGAPLGHDHCAISLSDLHTPWPVIERRVRAAAEGDFVVSFYNPRSAKRDWQLPKALAVLAEHRPAETPIGWVRAAGRPDQSQGLTTLAGFDPAVVDMYTTVIVGCSQSRIVAGRFVTPRGYRWKE comes from the coding sequence GTGAGCCGGATCGGCTGCGTCGCCGCGACCGACTCGGGTCGTGAGGCGGCGGCATACCTGGCCGCGCTGTGGCCGGACGAGGTCGAGTTCGTGGACGAGGGCACGGTCGCGGCCTCGCTGCGGACCGTATTCGGGAGCTGCGACGCGGTGATCGCGTTCCTGGCGACCGGTGCGACGGTACGGATCCTCGCTCCGTCGCTCCGGCATAAGACCACGGACGCGCCAGTGGTGTGCGTCGATGAGGGCCGACGTTTCGCGATCGCGTTGCTCGGCGGGCACTACGGCGCGAACGACCTCGCCCGCCGGGTCGCCGGCGCGCTCGGCGCGGAGCCGGTGATCAGCAACGCCCGCGACGCCGCTGGCATCAGACCTCTGCCCCCGCTGCCGCGGCCCCGCCTCGTCGTCGGTGTCGGCGCCTCCCGGGGCGTGAGCGCGGACGAAGTGCTCGAGACCGTGGACGCTGCTTTGGGCCGTGGCGGCCTTGATCCGCGCGATGTCAGGGCCCTGGCAACGGTCGATCTCAAGGCTGACGAGACGGGCATCCTCGCGGCGGCTCGACTGCGCGCGTGGCCGCTACTGGTCCACCCGGCGGCCGAACTGGCCGACGTCGAGGTGCCCAACCCGTCAGCCGTGGTGCGTGCCGCGGCTGGGACGCCGTCGGTCGCCGAGGCCGCGGCGCGCTACGCCGGGCCGGGTCGTGCGCTGGGCCGAATGCTGGTCGAGAAGACGAAATCACCGAGGGAGAACCCGATGGCGACCGCCGCCGTGGCAGCACACGACCCCACCGGCCGCGGACGGCTCGCCGTCATCGGTCTAGGCCCTGGCGCTCGCGACCTGACCGCGCCTCGCGCGCTCGACGAGCTGCGCGGCGCCGAAGTGGTCGTGGGCCTGGACCAGTACGTCGACCAGATCAGGGATCTGCTGCCCGACGGCGTGCGGATCGAGGCGAGCGGCCTGGGCGCGGAGGAACGGCGTGCACGCAGCGCGGTCGAGCTCGCCAACGCCGGGCATCGAGTGGCACTGATCGGCTCCGGCGACGCGGGCGTGTACGCGATGGCGTCCCCGGCTCTCGACGATCCGGAAACCGAAGGCCTGGATGTCGTCTGCGTGCCCGGGATCACCGCCGCGACCGCCGCGTCGAACGTGCTCGGCGCCCCGCTCGGCCACGACCACTGCGCCATCTCGCTCTCCGACCTGCACACGCCCTGGCCGGTGATCGAGCGCCGCGTGCGTGCCGCCGCCGAGGGCGACTTCGTGGTCAGCTTCTACAACCCGCGCTCGGCCAAGCGCGACTGGCAGCTGCCGAAGGCACTGGCCGTCCTCGCCGAGCACCGGCCGGCCGAGACACCGATCGGGTGGGTGCGCGCCGCCGGACGGCCGGACCAGAGCCAGGGCCTGACCACGCTCGCCGGGTTCGACCCGGCCGTCGTCGACATGTACACGACGGTGATCGTGGGCTGTTCCCAGTCCCGGATCGTGGCAGGCCGCTTCGTCACGCCCCGGGGCTACCGGTGGAAGGAGTGA
- a CDS encoding cobyrinate a,c-diamide synthase, with translation MVTVSAVPRVLIAAPASGHGKTTVATGLIAVLARRGRRVAPFKVGPDYIDPGYHALAAGRPGRNLDPFLVGEYRMVGVFGHGTAGADIAVIEGVMGLYDGAVGRGELASSAQVAVLTGSPVVLVVDATAQGRSVAALVDGFRGFDRRVRLAGVVLNRVGSARHREILAAALEEIGVPLLGVLHRSDAAATPSRHLGLVPAAERAPDALATVDALADLVATHVDVDRIERIAASAAQVAAEETWSPELAIGELGGPVACRTRPVVAVAGGAAFTFSYAEHAELLRAAGAEVVSFDPLRDEALPDGTSAVVIGGGFPEVYASQLAENAALLGAVRRFADSGGVIAAECAGLLYLAKKLDGVPMCGVVDAEARMSERLTLGYREAVAGTDSVLSPTGTRVNGHEFHRTVLTPGSSPQPAWFWRGSEGEKVAEGFGAGRVHASYLHLHWAGAPEIPRRIVAAAAEYAGDAA, from the coding sequence ATGGTGACGGTCTCCGCCGTGCCGCGGGTGCTGATCGCGGCACCGGCGTCCGGGCACGGGAAGACGACGGTCGCCACCGGGCTGATCGCGGTGCTGGCGCGGCGGGGGCGGCGGGTGGCGCCGTTCAAGGTCGGGCCGGACTACATCGACCCGGGCTACCACGCGCTGGCCGCGGGCCGGCCGGGCCGGAACCTGGACCCCTTCCTGGTCGGCGAGTACCGGATGGTCGGTGTCTTCGGGCACGGCACCGCCGGCGCCGACATCGCCGTCATCGAGGGCGTGATGGGGCTGTACGACGGCGCTGTCGGACGCGGCGAGCTGGCTTCGAGTGCCCAGGTGGCCGTGCTGACCGGCTCGCCGGTGGTGCTGGTCGTGGACGCGACCGCGCAGGGGCGTTCGGTGGCCGCGCTGGTGGACGGGTTCCGCGGGTTCGACCGCCGGGTGCGGCTCGCCGGGGTCGTGCTCAACCGGGTCGGGTCGGCGCGGCACCGCGAGATCCTGGCGGCGGCGCTGGAGGAGATCGGCGTTCCGCTGCTCGGGGTGCTGCATCGCAGCGACGCGGCGGCGACTCCGTCCCGTCATCTCGGGCTGGTTCCGGCGGCCGAGCGGGCGCCGGACGCGCTGGCCACGGTGGACGCGCTGGCCGACCTGGTCGCCACGCACGTCGACGTGGACCGGATCGAGCGGATCGCGGCGAGCGCGGCGCAGGTGGCCGCGGAGGAGACGTGGTCGCCGGAGCTCGCGATCGGCGAGCTCGGCGGCCCGGTGGCGTGCCGGACGCGCCCGGTGGTGGCGGTGGCCGGGGGCGCGGCGTTCACGTTCTCCTACGCGGAGCACGCCGAGCTGCTCAGGGCCGCCGGCGCCGAGGTCGTGTCGTTCGACCCGCTGCGGGACGAGGCGCTGCCTGACGGCACGTCGGCTGTGGTGATCGGCGGCGGTTTCCCGGAGGTCTACGCGTCGCAGCTGGCTGAGAACGCGGCGCTGCTCGGCGCCGTCCGACGGTTCGCGGACTCGGGCGGCGTGATCGCGGCCGAGTGCGCCGGGCTGCTGTACCTCGCCAAGAAGCTCGACGGCGTGCCGATGTGCGGGGTGGTGGACGCCGAGGCGCGGATGAGCGAGCGGCTGACGCTCGGGTACCGTGAGGCGGTGGCCGGCACGGACTCGGTGCTGAGCCCGACCGGCACGCGCGTGAACGGGCACGAGTTCCATCGCACGGTCCTGACACCTGGCTCCAGCCCTCAGCCGGCCTGGTTCTGGCGCGGCTCCGAGGGCGAGAAGGTCGCGGAGGGCTTCGGGGCCGGCCGCGTGCACGCCTCCTACCTGCACCTGCACTGGGCGGGAGCGCCGGAGATCCCGCGCCGCATCGTCGCCGCGGCCGCCGAGTACGCGGGTGATGCGGCATGA